A single region of the Amphiprion ocellaris isolate individual 3 ecotype Okinawa chromosome 4, ASM2253959v1, whole genome shotgun sequence genome encodes:
- the LOC111577326 gene encoding axin-2-like — protein sequence MSRALTEHISSSFREDAPRPPVPGEEGEASCYNPSRSAKMRAQSKVKDSPAVAAAPPGSTPRRNEDGLGEPEGSASPDSPLVRWTKSLHFLLGDQDGAHLFKTFLERENCVDTLDFWFACNGFRQMDLKDTKTLRVAKVIFKRYIENNSIVAKQLKPATKTFIRDSIKKQQIDSAMFDQAQTEIQSNMEENAYQMFLTSDIYLEYVRTGCENAAYMNHGGLGSLKLMCGYLPPLIEEEEWSCTDLKAKTLGSVVGLSAKNLRATATIRTAAEVLENSCRSHRRGDPASPYFVNSGYIFAPATSANDSEISSDATTDDSMSMTDSSVDGIPPYKLGTKKQLQREMHRSVKINGQVTLPHFPRTHRLPKEMTPVEPSAFAAQLIARLEKLKREQDTMSSLEERLQQIQEEEEREESSDLTGSSSLHHPLLPSGIQCEEDPQAILDEHLSRVLKTPGCQSPGVVRHSPRSRSPDRTGTVVSAGHGPFFGAYPGAAKVLMTGRQSTKHIHHHYIHHHHAGPKTKEQIEAEAAQRVQCLCPQGGANYSDFTPARCSTLSRRPVKASDEGVSSPRLPLVATDRSQNVWQWILESERQGKHKPHSTLGLKKSNPLDSKTLPGRTSWGGGGIGNGAHLRGHHPGHPFIQDPAMPPLPPPNTLAQLEEACRRLEEVSKPPKQRHSTAGSCLQRDRSHPAAAFPTGGSSLSSPGLQTDESKELVVTYFFCGEEIPYRSMMKTHCLTLGHFKEQLSKKGNYRYYFKKASDEFECGAVFEEVWEDATVLPMYEGKVLGKVERMD from the exons ATGAGCAGGGCGCTTACGGAGCACATCAGCAGTAGCTTCCGAGAAGATGCTCCTCGTCCCCCGGTGCcgggggaggagggagaggcGTCATGCTACAACCCCAGCAGATCTGCCAAAATGAGAGCCCAGAGCAAGGTTAAAGATTCCCCCGCCGTCGCCGCCGCGCCTCCCGGCTCCACACCGCGGAGGAACGAGGATGGACTCGGGGAGCCAGAGGGCAGCGCGTCTCCGGACTCGCCCTTAGTCCGGTGGACAAAGTCTCTGCATTTTCTGCTGGGCGACCAAGACGGCGCTCACCTCTTCAAGACCTTCCTGGAGCGGGAGAACTGCGTGGACACTTTGGACTTTTGGTTCGCCTGCAACGGCTTCAGACAGATGGACTTAAAGGATACCAAAACGCTGCGAGTTGCCAAAGTTATTTTCAAGCGGTACATCGAGAACAACAGCATTGTCGCCAAGCAGCTGAAACCGGCCACCAAGACCTTCATAAGGGATAGTATTAAGAAGCAACAAATAGACTCTGCTATGTTTGACCAGGCACAGACGGAAATTCAGTCTAACATGGAAGAGAACGCATACCAGATGTTTCTGACCTCTGACATATACCTCGAATACGTGCGCACCGGCTGCGAGAACGCAGCGTACATGAACCACGGCGGGCTGGGCAGCCTCAAGCTGATGTGCGGATACCTTCCTCCTCTCATTGAGGAAGAGGAATGGAGTTGTACCGACCTGAAGGCGAAAACTTTGGGCTCTGTGGTTGGACTGTCAGCGAAAAACCTGAGGGCTACTGCTACCATCCGGACAGCAGCAGAAGTGCTGGAGAACAGTTGCAG GTCCCACCGTCGAGGAGACCCCGCCAGCCCATACTTTGTCAACTCTGGCTACATTTTTGCCCCCGCCACCAGTGCCAATGACAGCGAGATCTCCAGCGACGCCACGACAGATGATTCCATGTCGATGACGGACAGTAGCGT AGATGGAATCCCTCCATACAAACTGGGCACTAAGAAGCAGCTCCAGCGAGAGATGCATCGCAGTGTCAAGATCAATGGCCAGGTTACGCTACCCCACTTTCCT AGGACACACCGGCTGCCTAAGGAGATGACCCCTGTCGAGCCCTCAGCTTTCGCCGCCCAGCTCATTGCCCGGCTGGAGAAGCTGAAGCGAGAGCAGGACACGATGAGCTCGTTGGAGGAGAGACTGCAGCAGATCCAGGAG gaggaggaaagagaggagagcAGCGACCTCACTGGCAGCAGctccctccatcatcctctGCTCCCGTCTGGTATCCAGTGTGAGGAAGACCCCCAGGCCATCCTAGACGAGCACCTATCACGTGTCCTGAAGACGCCCGGCTGCCAGTCGCCAGGTGTGGTTCGGCACTCACCTCGCTCACGTTCCCCAGATCGGACGGGCACAGTAGTGTCCGCCGGTCATGGGCCCTTCTTCGGTGCTTACCCTGGGGCCGCCAAGGTTCTGATGACAGGCAGGCAGTCCACAAAGCACATCCACCACCACTACATCCACCATCACCACGCTGGGCCAAAGACCAAGGAGCAGATTGAGGCCGAGGCGGCTCAGCGAGTGCAGTGCCTCTGCCCTCAAGGGGGCGCCAATTACTCCGACTTCACACCTGC TCGCTGCAGCACTTTGTCCAGACGGCCCGTCAAGGCCTCCGATGAGGGCGTGTCTTCGCCACGCCTTCCCCTAGTTGCCACCGACCGTTCTCAGAATGTTTGGCAGTGGATCCTGGAAAGTGAGAGGCAGGGCAAGCACAAGCCACACAG CACTCTAGGCCTAAAGAAGTCCAACCCGCTCGACTCCAAGACGCTGCCCGGTCGAACCTCTTGGGGTGGAGGGGGCATTGGCAACGGGGCTCACCTCCGTGGCCACCATCCAGGCCACCCTTTCATCCAGGACCCAGCCATGCCACCCCTTCCCCCACCCAACACCTTGGCACAGCTAGAGGAGGCCTGCCGCAGACTAGAAGAGGTTTCCAAGCCGCCAAAACAAAG GCACTCAACAGCAGGCAGCTGCCTTCAGAGAGACAGGAGCCATCCAGCAGCTGCCTTCCCCACTGGAGGCAGCTCTTTATCCAGCCCTGGACTCCAAACAGACGA GTCCAAGGAGCTGGTGGTCACCTACTTTTTCTGTGGCGAGGAAATTCCTTATCGCAGCATGATGAAGACCCACTGCCTCACCTTGGGTCACTTCAAGGAACAGCTCAGCAAGAAAGGCAACTACCG GTACTACTTCAAGAAGGCGAGCGATGAGTTTGAGTGTGGTGCGGTGTTTGAGGAGGTGTGGGAGGATGCCACTGTGTTGCCCATGTACGAGGGCAAAGTCCTGGGCAAAGTGGAGAGGATggactaa